The following nucleotide sequence is from Bacteroidota bacterium.
TCCAGATCCTCTCGAACGCCACAAACGATGCGATTTGGGATTGGGATATTCAAGCAGACAGAATATGGTGGAATGAAGCCTTCTACAAATTGTACAGCTACGAGCGTGATGCAATCTCCAACATCGCAAGCTGGGAACGTGCCGTACATCCGGACGATCGTGAACGCGTGACGGCGACATTCAGAGCGGCGCTGGAATATCGGGTCGACACGTGGTCGGAGGAGTACCGCTTTCTTCACGCAGACGGAACCTACGGATATGTTGTTGATCGCGGATTTCTCGTTCGAAACGACGAAGGCAAGCCCGTCCGCATGATTGGTTCAATGCTGGATATCACATCACTGAAACTGGCCGAGTTGGATCAACGGTTCCTCGCGGAAGAACGGAGCCGGCTCGTCAAACAGCTTCAGCTTCAATTCGACAGGATGCCGATCGGGTACGTACTCCTGAATGAACAACTTAGGATTACCGAATGGAATCCGAGTTGCGAGCGCATCTTCGGATATTCCCGGGAGGAGGTTATCGGCAAGCACCCGTATGATCTTGTTGTCCCCCCTTCGGCAAGGAATTTTGTCCAAAACTTTGTCGAGGAGTTGAAGCAATCCAATCAGACTCTGAGCGCAATCAACGAAAACATGACAAAAGACGGCAGAACAATCCTGTGCGAGTGGTTTGACACGCCGCTGAAAGACGATCATGGCAACTACATCGGCCTCATGGCAATGGTGCAAGATGTGACGGAGAGAAAGAAAGCCGAAGTGGAACTGATCCGTTCCAATGAGCAGTTGCGCCAACTGTCCAGGCATCTCCGGTCCGTACGCGAAGAGGAACAGAAAAGGATCTCCCTTGAAATCCATGATGAACTTGGCCAACAACTGACGGCACTGAAATTCGAGGCGGCAATGATCGAGAAGGCCGCTCTCCGCATCGACAAGCAAATTAACAGCGGGCCTATTCTGGACCACGTGCACGGACTGGAGAGCATCATCGACACAGCCATTTCGACAGTCAGGCGGATTGCAACCGAACTGCGGCCCGGCGTGCTTGACAGACTTGGCCCTATGGAGGCGCTTGAGTGGCAAGCTCAGGAATTTCAGAAGCGAACAGGGATTGTGTGCACATTCCATTCAGATGCCTCCCCCGACAATGTTGACGAGGACACTGCCACAACACTGTTCCGGGTGTTCCAGGAAACGCTTACCAATGTTGCACGCCATGCAGAAGCGTCGAACGTGCGGTCGCTGCTCACCGAGCGTGATGGTTTTCTGGAGCTTCAGGTTATCGACAACGGACGCGGAATCAGTGCCGAAGAAATTGCCAACACAACTTCCCTTGGCCTTCTTGGAATATCGGAACGGGCACGCATGGCGGGCGGAACCGCATCCATACACGGTACTGCGGGTCAAGGAACCACGGTAATCCTACGGTTGCCTCTTGTCGGATCTCCTCATCATCATAAGACACGCGCATGATTCGCATACTTGTAGCCGACGACCACGCCATGGTGCGTGAAGGACTCAAAAAGACGCTTGGCGACGAACCCGACATGCGTGTTGTTGGAGAGGCGAAAGACGCACGCGAAGTTCTCTCGCTTGCCCGTGACGTTCCCGCCGATGTTCTTGTTCTTGATATTTCCATGCCGGGCGAAAGCGGACTCTCGATCTTGCACGAACTCTCAAAAACTGCAAAACACCTGCGCGTTCTCATTCTCAGTATGCACCCCGAGGAACGATTCGCCGTCCGCGCATTGAAGGAGGGCGCATCCGGGTATCTGACGAAAGAATCTGCCCCTCACGAGCTTGCAATGGCAATCAGAAAAATTGCCTCAGGCCGGAAATATATCAGCACAGGAATGGCGGAAAAGCTGGCCGACGGATTGCAGAGCGGTAACACTGCGTTACCACACGAACTTCTGTCAGAACGCGAATATGAGGTGTTTTTGCAGCTTGCTTCAGGCAGGTCCGTAGGCGATGTTGCAAAAGTCCTTTCATTGAGCATTCCTACCATCAGTACACATCGCAGACGTATTCTGGAGAAGATGCACCTCCGCACGAATGCCGAGATTATTCAGTACGCGTATGCCAACAAATTGATTCATTAACGGAAGGCACGCCTTGACTCGCCATTAAACCGGTGTTTGTTCACACCGCTTCGGGCAAGTCCATCCTGCCAAATCGTCATCAGCGATATTGCTGTCAGCGGTATGATGATTTGTAAATCATACTCCTGACTACGCCTGCCGCCTCTCCCGGTCACTATCTTTCCGGTACACCTTTCTGACATGTGGCAGAAAGTCAAAGTCGTAACGGGGGAAACGCGATGTCAATAACAATTCTGAATACTCATGCTGCGCCGCAGGGCGAGGCAAGACGTTCTGTGTCCCTCGACATCATGAGCAAGGATCGGCTCGAGCGTATCCTGCAATACATGCATGATATTGTCGGCGAAGCGGACCTTGCCGGAATGTTCTTATACGCAAGTCCGTCATACAAAACCGTGCTGGGATACGAGCCGGAGGAACTTCTTGGCCGTTCGATCTTCGAGTTTGTCCACGGTGATGATGTGTGTGCTGTTCTGATTACGTTTGACAACGCCATCAAGACCAAATCCTCCGGGAGAGTGCAGTTCCGTTGCCGCAAAGCCGACGGCGAGTACATCTGGATGGAAGCCACCGGCAATGCAATCGTGAATGACGGTGAGGTCACAGGGGCGGTATTCAGTGCCCGCGACATTACGGAGCGTGTTGTTGCAGAGAAGAGTGTAGCCCACAATCATGCCCTGCTCCATGCCATCCTTGAGAGCAGCGATTCGGCAGTGTTTTCGGTCGACGGCAACCATTGTTACACCTCCTTCAACAAGGTTCACGCAACGTTCATGCGCGAGCTGTATGGCGTAGATATCCGCCCCGGCACGAGCATATTTGATTTTATGCCGGATGATTCTCTCACGTCCCAATTTAAAAAGCATCTGGAAAGAGCGTTGCGAGGGGAGTGTTCTTCGATTGACCTGCTGCATCGAAAAGAGGGCAGGTACTTTCAATGCACGTTCACGCCCATCCGAATGACTGCGGGAGATGTCTCAGGAGCCGCCATATTCGCGCGGGATATTACGCAACAACAACAGAATCTACGAGAGACCCTTGAACAAAAGCAGT
It contains:
- a CDS encoding response regulator transcription factor, translated to MIRILVADDHAMVREGLKKTLGDEPDMRVVGEAKDAREVLSLARDVPADVLVLDISMPGESGLSILHELSKTAKHLRVLILSMHPEERFAVRALKEGASGYLTKESAPHELAMAIRKIASGRKYISTGMAEKLADGLQSGNTALPHELLSEREYEVFLQLASGRSVGDVAKVLSLSIPTISTHRRRILEKMHLRTNAEIIQYAYANKLIH